A single genomic interval of Orcinus orca chromosome 19, mOrcOrc1.1, whole genome shotgun sequence harbors:
- the NDUFAF8 gene encoding NADH dehydrogenase [ubiquinone] 1 alpha subcomplex assembly factor 8 — MSGNGAVWGRVRSRLRAFPDRLAACGAEAAAYGRCVQASMAPGGRLRKDLCAQEFEALRSCFVAAARKTLTGSH; from the exons ATGTCGGGGAACGGAGCAGTGTGGGGTCGCGTGCGAAGCCGCCTCCGCGCCTTCCCCGATCGCCTGGCGGCCTGTGGGGCCGAG GCCGCGGCCTACGGCAGGTGCGTGCAGGCGTCCATGGCCCCGGGCGGCCGCTTGAGGAAGGATCTGTGCGCGCAGGAGTTCGAGGCCTTACGGAGCTGCTTCGTTGCCGCG GCCAGGAAGACCCTGACGGGAAGCCATTAG